In Drechmeria coniospora strain ARSEF 6962 chromosome 03, whole genome shotgun sequence, the DNA window CGTTCACATCTTGGACCTGCCGCTCAGTCATCTCTTCCGGCAATCTCCGAGTCCATCGGATTCATCAGTGGATTCTCGTAGATCCATTCAGTGGAAGGCCATTCATTGCTTTTCGTGGCCGTGAATGCTGAACAGATGAATCGTCACTTACAGGGCCCGTTGCCCCGTCGGCCAAGCTGTCAACGAACCGTCGATATAGTCAACCTGATTTTGGCCACGGCATAAGATGAGAGCTGCATCCTTCGTTTCGTTCAACCCTTCACGGCTGCTCGCCTTTTCCGTATTTTGCACCATGTTGTGACCCCGAACGCGCCCCGTCATATTCGTAGCCCGTCATCACTACTCCCTCATCATCTCTCCCTCCTACCCTGCTTCCACCACAACTCACTCCCACTCCCCTAGGCTCCATCTCGACCTCCATATTTCGACCTTCATACCTGAACCTTCACATCTCAACCTTCATATCTCAGCCTCCATTTCAACCTCCATTCCAGAATCAACTCGGCAGGCACACCCCAATGTCCTTGTTGCTTCGGCTTCTCCCCCTGTTCTTTCGACTTCTCATCCCAGTTCTCCTCCGTGCTGAAACAAAACGCAACTACCCACCATCGCCCAACACTCATCATGGCTCCGAGTCCCGCCGACATGGAGAATTGGTGGCTCACCGTCGGCATTGACGCTTTGAGTCGGCTCGTCGACCGGCGTCGCCTCGCTCACAAACCGTGCGAGTGCGGCTACCTCCAGGCAATCCATCGAAAGCTTCGCGCCTTTGACAATGACCCGGAGCTCGAAAAGAGCGCGCGGGCGCACATGGCCACAATCTGTAGAGCCAGCAATACCCCTCCCCCCATCACCGGGTTCAATCCGCGCAGGACGATGAACGAGGTCATCCGTTCCATCTTCCGTCACCTCGACCATGGCGCCATCGAGTTTTCTCGCGCTCTCCTTGGACTCGAACATCTTGACCGAGTCGAGTTGCACCGCCTCCACCTGTTGGCATTTACCCGCGCAGCCATGTAcgatggcggtgccggcaGCCGAGTTCGCGTCGCCCATGACCCTCGGCTCATCGAGGAGCTTCACCGCCAGGCCAGCTTCCGATACCGCCAGTTTTACATGGGTTTTCGGGCTTGCGTACGTTGACCCTCTTGATTGTTCCATCCGCCCTTTCCATTTCCTTGTTCACACCGCTAGATTCTCGTCGACACcctctcgcctcgtcggcaagtcAGGACGCCGGCCCAGGCCATGGCCCGACTCAATGCTCTCTTCCCCCCATTCGCCATTTCAGAGGCCTTCGGAGATGGCCATCTCATCCCATGCTCGAATGGTCTACGTGACAGCCTCAGGTTCTCCATCTACGAGCACTTAATGGGCGATGCCCCCCTTTCTGATGCCCGTCAGCGGGCCGTCAGCATCAAGGTCTTTGCCTGGTGTGACATCCCCGGCTATCCGCAGGCTTAGGAAGCCATGATGCGGTATTCCGAGGAAGTGAAAAAGCTCGAGGACATCTGCCTCGCTACCCTCCGTGTCGTGGCGAGTACCCCGACCGGCAGCCCAAGGCGCGATGCGCGCGATGCTTCATCTTTCCGTTGCTTTCGTGACGCCTCCTCAGACACTGAAGTGTTGACAGACCACATAGTCGACGCCCCGGAAGCATCGGGTGTCGACAGGCCAGTATCCAACTCGGGTAACGGCTGCGGTCCATCGTACCCGTCAATGTTCACCAACTCGAGCCAACCAGCTACCCCTTTTGTGCCCGGCGCCCTCCTCAAAGGCATGCCCGGACGCGAGATGTCGGCAGCAAAGACGGATGGCGCAGCCTTCGGCCCCGACCAATCCGCACCACCCATCTTGAACTACCCGGATGACCTCTCCAAGACCGAGTTTCACGAGCACCCGCTGGCCAAGGAGTGGGGCATCAGTTCCGACCACAAAGCACGCCTAGGCCTCATCCTGCCGAGGCAGATTCCCAGTCGTGACTTTTGGTACAGCTTCGACAGCGACGAAGATCTGGCCGATGAAGAGCTGAGAGGCAATCTCGCCACCAGGAGCCCCGGCAGGAATCGCCGTTTCGTCTACGACCCGCCCCCGGTTCCCCCCCTCCCACTTATCCCGGAATCTCTAAGGTCTACTCTGACGCCAAAGGGGCTTGCCAAGCTCTTCGAGCGGAAGAAGCAGCTCCGTACGGAAATGGAAGTCACAGAGGAACCTGCGTCACCGACGCTCGCGCTGGCAACGACGGGTACCATGTTTCCGGCGTCAAGCGTTGATCGGCAAAAAGGCAGGTCGGCCGCCTTGAACACCAGGACGTGCAACTCCGACACGAGACTTTCAGGGAGCTCCGAACCGTCGAATCAAACACCCTTTTTGGACAACTCTGAACATGACATCCGACCAGCACCAAGCAACTTCACCTCCCACCAAGTCGAAGATGGTAACCAATATACCCCATGTGAAGCAGACTTTCGACTCGCCCAACCGAGGTTGTCTCCCATGGAATACAGCCGTTTGTATTTTGTCGAAAAGTCTCGCTCACGACGAGAAGGAAGAGAGTGTGTGCTTCCTGCTCCTGAGAAGCTTTGGTTCTGGACGCCCAAATGGGAAAGGTTTCTCATCATTCCGTCCGTTCCAGCCGCCATCAATCGCAACATCCAACCCGACTCTGGCGAAGCTTACCGCGAGGAAGACATGTCCGACAATGAGTCGACGGAAACTTTAAAGGTCCAGGGTCCCTCCATTCCATGTCCTCGGCTGTCTTTGAACCTTGACGCCATGACCGCCCTCTTTCCCTCCGTGATGAATCTCGCGCGACTAGGTATGAGAGCCAACGTACGCTCGTCCAGGTCGGCCTATGAATCAAAAGTCACTCAGTTGATGCGTCTGAATGGTAGCTTCTCGGCCAGTCACAGAACTTCACTAACCAAGAATATAGAAGAGATCGAGGGAGAGAATGATGGCAATGTGCCGATGGATCCAGGAGGCCAAGGTCAGTTGAGTCTCCCTTGGCAGTCTGCAGATTCCATGACCGAACCGGGACGCGAGCTAGCTGTGCCCACAGTGGCAGAGAGGGTGAATTCAGATTCAATGGGAAAATCCGAAAGCAAGGTAGTCAAGTCGGGTCTGAGTGCTAACGCCGACCATCATTCTGTACCTCATGATCATGCAGGGATGCCCATGTCGCTTAACCAAGCAGATGCTTGGCCACTGTCCGCTGCACCCAGCGTCAAGACAGCGGTCCAAGCTGGTGTTCTGAACCAAGCACGGGCAGCGGTCAAGAGGGTCAAGAGTTTCACTCCCACTTCGTCACCGAAATTTCCACGAGCAACTGTTGATCGCGAAAGTCtctcgcctcctccgtctcccAGGATACTCTTCCCTGCGCTGGAACGGCCTGTGGTCGAGTACAACCCAACGTTCTTGACTCCTCCTTGCGCGGCCTCGTCTCCGCTGGCAAATTTTGACCTCACTCCGACTCGGGGCGTCGTCCGCACAAGTCCTGCTTCAGTCACacgtcgcgtcgtcgcccaagGCGGCGGACGACTTGGAGGTGAGGGGGCTCACCGGGCTCACTTGGTGCCAAACCAAGGATTTGGTCGAGTCAAGTCATCGACCGTAAGCATGTGCAACATCGACCCTGCAGGTGCCGTCGACTTTCTCCAGCTGCAGCCCACACCTTTTGAGGTCGGAAACCACGGTTCGGCGTCTAGGTACTCGAAGCGGGTGAGTGGTTGCTCCTGGCTGGCACGGCGCCTGTCTGACCAAGTTATCACGCAGGTTTCCGAGTTTGCGACGACAGCAGAGGACAGACAAAGGAAAAATGAGGAACTTCTGGGGAGGAGGGAAGAATTTGGCCCAGTGACTCCATTGCGGACCAAAAAGGCACAGCACATCAGTTTGGAACGGCGCGAGCTGGACGAAGATGGGCTTGATAGCACGGATGCTGACTCCAAGgagtcgacgccgccgcgcgcCGCTTCGGCGCTCATCACACCAACTCGGCCTGGCTTTGGCTTCAAGGAAACTCGGTGTCCGTCGTCCGATGGCCCGCCCTtccagacggccgacggctggggGTCGTCTGGGTTCACCCCTCGTCCGCAGACGCCGCGCTCGGGGATGCCAGACTCACCAACTTTGCCGAGTGTGGCCAGTTATACCGCCGAAGAGGATGAAATGGAGGCCGGTAGAGGCCAGCGACGCAAGGGACACGGTACAACGACAGGGGGCAGAAGGCCGAGCACACCCTCGGCGGTTCCGGAGCACGTTTTAGACTCGCCGTTGGCCGCAGCGTTGATGGAACCTACTGGCCAGTCATCGAGAGTTTTTTCTAGCGACAGCAGCTTCTCTCTCGACAGATGCAAAGGCGAGAACTCGATTACAATTCTCCCCAGCCTTGGAAAAGCAAGCGGCGGTGAAAAAGATGGGCGCGGACGGACGGCCTCACCAGCTCCGTGTCGCAGCTATTTCGATCATTCGCCCGAGCGTCAGGTCAAGCACAAGGCGAGCACCCTCCATGCCATGACGCCTCTTTCGTTTCAGCGATTCGACACCGCCACCCGTCTCGCCTCTGTGATGAGCTGGCGGGATCATGCACAGGGGGCGAGCAAGaagccgtcaccgccgcggCCCGACAAAGAAAGcaagacgaggacggcatcgtcgacgattgGGAGCCTATTTCGCAAGTACAGCCGCTCCAAGGTGGAAGCGGTCGATGCGGACACGGGTGcgagtacggatactgtTCTAAGAGACTCATGATGGGGCACCAAGCAGCGGCTCATCGAGGCAGGCCAGGCAGAAACTCGTTCTGTCGTGAACGAGGCGCGGAAAGCAACGTCCTACCTCGGGCACTTTGTCCAATCTTGGTCCCTGACCCGTTGCGGCTGCAAGAAGGAATACCAGGGCCAGGATAACCGCGGGTGTCGAAGCACACATCCATGTATGTAAGCCAAGCCTCGACGAGTTTGCACAGGTTATTTGAGTCAGCCGAATGATGTCGAGTTGACGGACACGACACTACGTGATCGGCCCTTGGCAGTGCGTCAAGAATGAAAGTAGACACTTCCTCCCTGTCCAACGAAGGCGGCCGCGGCACGTACGACGCACGATTTCTGGCTTCGGCCGTGACTCAGGAATCAAACAGAGCAGCCGGAAAGCGGGCCGGCAGCGTACTGTCCCGGCTCCGGAGGCTGCGGGGTCCGGGTCCACGGTGACCGCAAGCCCGGCCCCACCCGGTGCTGTCCCGCCAGTACGTACCGgacagtacggaatacggtaagctgtattactgtactacctactccgtaccattACTATTACTGTTTGACTTATTAAAATAAATAATAAAAAAAGAATTACTTTTTAAAGAGTCAACTTAATTATTAACTTAAGAAAATTATACCTAGCTGCTCTTAACGAGGATAAGTGTAAGGCCTTgtaagcgaatgtgaggtgcagtatccgcactttggtgcggatactggcggatcaTTTGATAGTTTTGGCCAGTTGGCCTAACGGTTAATTGATCAATCGTGaatatgggcacacctccccaaATGTGTTACAATTATGCACACCCGGATATTTACCCTCAATAAGGGATAGTTAATGTAGCattatatactataattCCATTTATCTAAACCCTTATACGGGGGTAAGAAGACGTATACAAGGTGGCGCAATGCACCTATCCATAGTAGAATCAACGCGATATCACGATACATACGTGCCTTATAGACCTCTGACAATTTCACCCAACATCTTTGCTTCCTCCCAGACGCCTGGCTAAGAACCGTGAAGACCGCTGGTTCGCTTGCGCATAAGGTGTCGCCGGGCCTTGTCCTTTTCTGCAATCAACCGCCGTTAGCAAATAGCCATATCATCGTGTTACAGTCCCAGGAACTATTGCCTACCTCTATCATAAACCAAGAACTCGTGTAGGCCAGCACCTGCTGGTACCATGGGCAGGACAGGCACCTTCTTATCGGTAATAACCTCGAGAAGAGCTGGACCGTTTGTGTTGATGAGCCACTCGAGGCTAGCCCGAACGTCCTCTGGCTTGGAGACCTTCCTCGCCTGCACACCCATTGCGTCGGCCAACTTGACAAAGTCCGGATTCCGCTGGTGGGTGTGTGCATAGCGGTCCTCATAGAACAGGTTCTGCCATTGGGTAACCATGCCTTGCTCCTCGTTATTCAGAATAATAACCTTGACGCCAATGTTAAATTGAGCAGCGGTGGAGAGCTCTGTTAGGGTCATGTTAAATGATGCATCGCCGTCAATATCGATCACGAGGGCGTCTGGTCTCGCTACTGCAACTCCAATCGCACTTGGCAGCCCAAAGCCCATCGTGCCTGCATCCCAGGGTCAGAATTAGGGTCGTTACAAACTTCAATGACCAAGAAACATGACAAGATTTGGGTTGGGGTTAGGAAAGGCCGGAGAGAAACGGCCAAGGTGCAGCAAAAAAATATCACGTACCTAGTCCGCCGCTCGTAACAAACGATCGAGGCTCTCTCCACGAGTAGTGCTGTGCTACCCACATTTGCTACTTCAGGTCAGTTGGTGTTCGTAATAGTGTTGGCTGCTCATGAGGAACTCACATGCTGGCCCACTCCAGTCGAGATGATTGTTTTCTTGTCAAGTTTAGAGGTGAGATCGCTCAGCTCCTCAATTAGGGACTGGGGTTTAATGAGACCGTTGCCTCCAGGAGAGTCGGCGCGCTCATAGTTGGAAAGAGGCCACTTGGCCTTCCATTCGGATATCTTGTTGAACCATTCGCTTCGTTGCTCCATGCTTGTAGGTGTGAGCATGGGCATAAGCATCTTGAGGTTAGTGGCAACATCGCCCTCAATAGCCTCAGTTGCTTGAACGACCTTGTTAATATTCTTCGGCAATATATCAAAATGAATGATGCCACCTCGCTTCTCAGCTGCTGCAGCTTTGGCATTAGGAGCAAATTTTGAGGTATTCAGGACAACACGGTCATCAAAGCGAGCACCAAGAGCAATAATAAGGTCGGCCTCCTGCATAGACATATTGGCAtatgccatgccatgcatACCCAACATGTGTAATGACTTTTCGTCGCGCTCATCAAATGCACCAAGGCCCTGGAGGGTTGTTGTAACAGGAATAGAACACTTATCAGCTAGCTCGCGAAGAAGCTCAGTTCCACCCTCAGACTGGATGATGCCTTGACCAGCATAAATGATAGGCTGCTTAGCTACTTTGATAAGCTCAGCAGCACGACCAAGGGTGGTATTAAGCTGCTTCTCTTGTAGTCGTTTGGCAGCTTGAGAGGCGATGCTTGGGTAAGAGGGTAGGCAAGTTTGTGTTGGTATAGCCTTTCGAAGAATGCCGGCTGTAATGTCCTTAGGAAGGTCAATGAGAACAGGGCCGGGACGACCACTGGTAGCAATGTCGAAAGCCTCGTTAATTCGACGCGGGAGCTCAGCAATGCTTGTAACCATGCAATTCCACTTGCACGCACTCCGGCTAATGCCCACAGTATCGCACTCTTGAAACGCGTCCAGTCCGATGGCACTTGTTACGACCTGTCCGGTAAAGACGACTATGGGAGTGCCATCTGAGAGAGCATCTTGCATGGGCGTGATGAGATTGGTCGCTCCTGGACCCGACGTAACGAGTACCACGCCAGGTTTCCCGGAGGCACGTGCGTACCCTATGATGTATTAATATAAACCTTGGTCAACCAAGCAACAAGCCTTACCTTGTGCCATGTGGCCGGCGCCTTGTTCGTGTCGAGGCAAGATAAAATCGAAGTGTTCCGAGTTGTAGATGGCATCAAAGACGGGAAGGATGGCGCCTCCGGGGTAGCCGACTAGGACTGGTTAGTTCTCATCTGGCcctgccgacgatgacaaGTTCGGTTGGACAAGGAAGACAAACAAATATGCTTCACACCGTGTCTGCGCATCATCTCATGAAAgatctcgccgccggtctTTCCGATGAACCTGAAGGCACATGAGCAAGGGCTCATCGTGGTTTGGGAGAGAATTCTTACGACTCATCCATCTCGGGTTTCGATTGGTTGACAAGAGGCTGAACATGACGACGAGATTCGGGTTCCAAGTTGAAGGCGGGGCTGGGCACCGGGCGAGTCTGACTGTAAAGCAGGTCAGCAACATGATTGACATGAGATTAATGATGAAACATCGATTCACTTGGTGGAGCGAGCGTTGGGGcactcctcggcgccggtgaAGCGTGACACCACGAACGTTATGAGGGTGCAAAGGACCAAGAAAAACAGCCAGAAACTTACGGCGCGGCAGAAGTGCTATCAGTGGCCTTTGTTCTTTGCGTCGCCGGCAGCTTTGACTGCGCAAGAGCGGCTGtgggcggcgtcgtccaggCCCTCGCCTGCCCAAGGGCGCGGATAGCCTTTCTCGTAGGGCGATTTCGGAGCATCGCGGAGCAGTCGATGGATTCGGAGGGGAGGAACGTCGGGTTAGGATGGGAAAGGAAAGATCTAAATTGCGTGAGTGAGCATAAGCGCTCGGTGAAGAGAAAGGGAATCCGAAGATGCCAGTCTTTGCTTCGGGATCGAGGATGATGAAAAAGAAAAGGTTGTTGGAGGAAGAAGGAGGGGCAGGTGCTGGCGCTACCAGGTAGTGCAGCGCAGCACAGTGCGAagaggcgagggaggggcAGGTGCTGACGCTACTAGGTAGTGCAACGCAGCACAGTgcgaggaggcgagggaggTGGGAGAGGCTAGCCAAGGAAGGTTTGGCTCTGGATCGGAGCGAAGCCGGACAAAAACCTGGGGCAAGACTCAATAAAAAAAATTGGCACCACAGAGTGAGATTAAAGTGCCCCCCACACACAGTCACTGTAGAGTCAAGACATTCGCAGCCAAGctccgacgtcgtccggCAAAAAATACGGGGCCTCTATTCGTGCCAGGTAGCCAATCGCGCGTACGTTTCAACGCCACCAGTAGAGCGCATGGTGGCGCCGTTTGATTAGTAATCAAGGAACCGGCCGCTGTAGTTGTCCGCAAGCTCACCATGGTTGGCGTGCGGGGCGACATCGGAGTAAATGACCCATAACGAGCTGCAGCCACCTCCAACTcttctccctcccccccccatccCGCCTCCGGTGCACGGAGCTAGCCAAGTTCTGCGAATAGACAGATCTTCATACAAGAGGAGCAAGGCGGCGTCCACCACGCATGCAGTATTGCGTCAAGAACAATCTGGAAACTTTCCTCTTCTTCTTTTCTGGTAGTTGCACGGCACACTTGAATGAACTTTGTCTTCTCAAAGTGGTAGTTTGTCGGGCACTATAAGTTACCGTGTCTTGCTGAGTTGGTGAAATGATTATCCAAATGCATCGCACAGGAACACAAACCTGCCCCGATCCCAGCCCAGCAACCTCGCAAACACCTGGCTCGTCTCACAGTCCTTGTCCAGAGACCTGTTGGACTTTGCTTCAGCTCGAGTCTCGCTGAGCATGTACTCAGCTGGCGAATAAATATCCGCCGAAACCATGCCATGGTAACAAATCACACAGCATTCTCGCGTTCCTCACAAGCCTCAATTCTTCGATCCTTTCTCGAACTTGATCGACCTTGACTTGGCTGGTGCTGGGTTTTTGGTTCAGTTCGACCGCGATTGCCCATGCGTTTTCCGCAACTCCAAACCCAGTTTGATGGTTTCGTCTTCCTTGAGGGTCCAGGCCCGCTGCTCGAGTCTACGTATCAATTGACTAACCCTCTTGTATATCGCACTTTGGGTTCGGTCAATGTCGGATTCCTGGTGAACTTTGGCCGCAATTTTCTGCTGCATTTTCCCGGCTTAAAGTAAGATTTGATCGTCTTGTCTTCCTCAGGCGCTTGCTTACGTGCACCGGTTTTCCATCCTCGTGGGTTGTCGTATCCGTGGTACGATCGGTGGTTTACCATCCTCGTGGGTTGTCGCATCCGTAGTACGATCGGTATCAAACTCCTGGTTCACTTCGGTCGTCATCTGTTCCTCCATTGCGCCCAGCTCCGCATTCGACTGCATcatgtcgtcctcggcgtcacGGCAATGCCGTTTCCTGCGCCTGTGCTTCGGGCTGGGTAGAGGCGAGGTTTCATCGGCCAGTCGTtttctcgccgacgagataGAAGTCGAATGCTGTTCGAGTTTAGCATCCCCTTCCGCATACTGGCCGGTAGTTCAGTGTGAGGGCACCGAGGCGTTGCTTTGCTGAAGTGAATAGGTAGCTCGCTCTTGTCATCAGAGCCATCAGGTTGGGCATCGTCTTTTTGAGCTTCTTGGATAGCCAGGGTCATGAAAGGGCTTTGTTCAACGGTCATGCCGCACACCAATTCTTCCAAAGAGGTGCGATCAAAGCACCGTAACGATCGCGCAGCCCAAGAATTCTTATGGTTGTGTTGTGCTTTCCCAGAGCAGCTTCAATGGCATCCCATGCGCCTTGCTTTTCCAAGAACTCCTGAACCTAACGCGACGATAGGTCTGGGTTGAGCTCTTTGCCGCCATCACGGCCCACGAAAGAGCATGTGTTTTTTTGGGACTTAAGGAAAGAGTCGCGCAAATTTTCTCGCAAGAGGCACTGTCCTAGCTTCGCATCGGCTGGAAGTTCGCCGGTCCGAATGTAAGTCAGAACCCATTCGAAAAGGAATTTCGCAGTCTCCCGCTGATTGAAGCCCCAGATATTTAGGAGCAAATTTTCCAAGTGTGTTTTTATCCTTTTCCTCAGGCGTTTCTGGTCCATCACTGTCACCGAATACAGATCGATGGACATCCTGCATACGACGAGCCAAGACTGCAAGAGTAGACGTTTTGTACTGACTTATTATTCATGGTGCGTCGGCCCGAACATTGATGCGCATCAAAGTCTTGCGTGTCGGGAAGGCAGAGTGAGCAGCCGCTGCTGAAAGCCCCGGTCAAGAGGCCATCAGTACCCCGAGTCGATCTGCGTCAGACTGGAATAGAGATTCGTCCCATTCTTCGTCCCTTCCACACTCCGCGTCTTCCATCGCTTCATCGTCTGACGAAACAAAGCTGGATGGCTGTGGGGCCACGGGCACCATGAATTTGGAATCTCCTCTTGCTGGACCGCTATCCATGGTTGCGTCATATTTCCATGCAGGAAGAGTGTCGCTCACCAGGTATTGAGAACTTCAATACCAGGTCCCTAGAATAGGGCGGCAAGTCGGCAAAGCACGGCATGGAGGCACACCGTCTGCCAAAAGCCGCGCTCGCGACGCGTTCCAATTCGAAGCATCTCTGGCCACTAACCGGCAGATTAGTAGTtgagtcggtgacgatcaGCGAACACCGGCTGATGTTTTTTTTTCTGCATCCGAGGTCACCAAGTTGTTTGTTTGAATcgatgtagttgtacttgggtgtgtgtactccgtacttgcaagtaagcaTATGAACTCTGGTTGCTATCAATAAGACATGGTGAGGAACTGCTCCGGTGTGCAAGATACGTGCAGAGTCCGGTTAGCTGATCCAAGTTGCCAAGAGTGTTCTATAACATCCTTGTAAGTAtgcgtacttacagtactccgtaatacttgtactgcaccgtacagtactactgcggcaggtaagtagttgtactgtactccgtactccgtggtTGTATGC includes these proteins:
- a CDS encoding putative acetolactate synthase protein; the protein is MLRNRPTRKAIRALGQARAWTTPPTAALAQSKLPATQRTKATDSTSAAPQTRPVPSPAFNLEPESRRHVQPLVNQSKPEMDESFIGKTGGEIFHEMMRRHGVKHIFGYPGGAILPVFDAIYNSEHFDFILPRHEQGAGHMAQGYARASGKPGVVLVTSGPGATNLITPMQDALSDGTPIVVFTGQVVTSAIGLDAFQECDTVGISRSACKWNCMVTSIAELPRRINEAFDIATSGRPGPVLIDLPKDITAGILRKAIPTQTCLPSYPSIASQAAKRLQEKQLNTTLGRAAELIKVAKQPIIYAGQGIIQSEGGTELLRELADKCSIPVTTTLQGLGAFDERDEKSLHMLGMHGMAYANMSMQEADLIIALGARFDDRVVLNTSKFAPNAKAAAAEKRGGIIHFDILPKNINKVVQATEAIEGDVATNLKMLMPMLTPTSMEQRSEWFNKISEWKAKWPLSNYERADSPGGNGLIKPQSLIEELSDLTSKLDKKTIISTGVGQHQMWVAQHYSWREPRSFVTSGGLGTMGFGLPSAIGVAVARPDALVIDIDGDASFNMTLTELSTAAQFNIGVKVIILNNEEQGMVTQWQNLFYEDRYAHTHQRNPDFVKLADAMGVQARKVSKPEDVRASLEWLINTNGPALLEVITDKKVPVLPMVPAGAGLHEFLVYDREKDKARRHLMRKRTSGLHGS